One genomic segment of Synechocystis sp. LKSZ1 includes these proteins:
- a CDS encoding chemotaxis protein CheW, whose amino-acid sequence MNTLPQPTSANLSRASLPNQEPPAKATRSTAKFLLFTLGKLHLALPIDQVVRILNYATVHGSGTTATGIIHLEDRSVTVIDLGQRLLHRSQLPSAVTKQFLILAKNRLGEEFALVVPETPTLIDVAVEQMRILPDSYRQNDTLNCASHVMVIPQPGQSLTVFLLDPDALVATP is encoded by the coding sequence ATGAATACGCTCCCCCAGCCCACATCGGCTAACCTCTCTAGGGCCAGCTTGCCTAATCAGGAACCTCCCGCCAAAGCGACTCGCTCAACCGCAAAATTTCTGCTCTTCACCCTGGGAAAACTGCACCTGGCCCTGCCCATCGACCAGGTGGTACGGATTTTGAACTATGCAACTGTCCATGGCAGTGGCACAACCGCAACAGGTATCATTCACCTCGAAGATCGTTCCGTGACGGTGATTGATCTGGGCCAACGTCTCCTCCATCGTTCTCAGCTTCCCTCGGCTGTTACCAAGCAATTTTTGATTCTGGCCAAAAACCGCTTAGGCGAGGAATTTGCTCTGGTGGTACCCGAAACGCCGACGCTGATTGATGTGGCAGTGGAACAAATGCGGATTCTACCGGATTCCTACCGGCAAAATGATACCCTTAATTGTGCCAGTCATGTGATGGTTATCCCCCAGCCGGGCCAGTCCTTGACGGTGTTTCTCCTCGATCCCGATGCGCTAGTGGCAACCCCGTAA
- a CDS encoding alpha/beta hydrolase gives MPSINILGVPHHYELTGPECVASRPVLIYIHGWLLSRHYWQPLVQQLSTDYPCLTYDLRGFGDSQTETLATSADQALSPFSLAAYARDLILLLEQLHITQAWLVGHSLGGSIALWAAKACPERVQGVVCLNAGGGIYLKEEFERFRTMGQRLVSFRPPWLATLPLLDLLFARLMVEKTLARPWGRQRIQDFVRADAAAALGSLLESTTEEEVHLLPQLVAQLSQPVYFLAGQKDMVMESKYVNYLASFHSLFYPMGQNVIEIPDCGHFAMLEQTQIVVEKMNYILRTSGF, from the coding sequence ATGCCCTCAATTAATATTTTGGGAGTGCCTCATCACTACGAATTAACCGGCCCCGAGTGCGTGGCTTCGCGGCCAGTCCTTATCTACATCCATGGCTGGCTTCTCAGTCGTCATTACTGGCAACCCCTAGTCCAGCAATTATCCACGGACTACCCTTGTTTGACCTACGACCTCAGGGGGTTTGGCGATTCTCAGACTGAAACCCTGGCAACATCTGCTGACCAGGCCCTGAGTCCTTTCAGTTTGGCGGCCTATGCGAGGGATCTCATCCTTCTGCTAGAGCAACTCCACATTACCCAGGCCTGGTTGGTGGGTCATTCCTTGGGGGGAAGTATTGCGCTTTGGGCGGCCAAGGCCTGTCCCGAGAGAGTCCAGGGGGTGGTTTGTCTCAACGCCGGGGGGGGGATTTATCTCAAGGAAGAATTTGAGCGGTTCCGCACCATGGGTCAGCGGTTAGTCAGTTTTCGGCCCCCCTGGTTGGCGACATTACCCCTGCTAGACTTGCTTTTCGCTCGGTTGATGGTGGAAAAAACCCTGGCCCGGCCCTGGGGCCGACAACGAATTCAGGATTTTGTCCGGGCCGATGCCGCCGCGGCCCTGGGTTCCCTACTAGAAAGTACCACCGAGGAAGAGGTGCATTTATTGCCCCAACTCGTGGCCCAACTGAGTCAACCGGTTTATTTTTTGGCGGGCCAGAAAGATATGGTGATGGAATCTAAATATGTCAATTATTTGGCGAGTTTTCATTCCCTGTTTTATCCCATGGGCCAAAATGTGATCGAAATTCCCGACTGTGGTCATTTCGCCATGCTGGAGCAGACCCAGATCGTGGTCGAAAAAATGAATTATATTCTGCGGACTTCGGGTTTCTAG
- a CDS encoding toxin-antitoxin system HicB family antitoxin: protein MSRLTLRLPETLHQQLAYLAEGEGVSLNQHIVYALTRQAALAHAIQVVPEAEVEQQQQSFQLLIKQLGQALSAEIQSVLATREQTEPEADLSSDVVARLQERIQKRA, encoded by the coding sequence ATGAGTCGATTAACCTTACGATTACCTGAAACGTTGCATCAACAGCTTGCTTATCTCGCTGAAGGCGAAGGTGTATCATTAAATCAGCACATTGTTTATGCATTGACTCGTCAGGCAGCCTTAGCTCATGCGATTCAGGTCGTCCCTGAAGCGGAAGTTGAACAGCAACAGCAGTCGTTCCAGTTATTGATCAAGCAGCTAGGGCAAGCTTTGTCTGCTGAGATTCAGTCTGTTTTAGCGACACGCGAGCAAACTGAGCCAGAAGCAGACCTGAGTTCAGATGTCGTTGCGCGTCTTCAAGAACGCATCCAAAAGCGGGCATGA
- a CDS encoding ester cyclase, translating into MKSPKEVVQDWVAAFNACDPHALIKLYHDDAENHQVAFGDPLHGREALLESFIAFFTAFPDNYTHPLNIFEDSEWAIVEWKGGGTFLGQLGDNAPNGKSFTLQGCGFFHVINEKIKFQRGYIDKHTWLSQLGIPVV; encoded by the coding sequence ATGAAATCACCGAAAGAAGTTGTACAGGATTGGGTTGCGGCATTTAACGCTTGCGACCCACACGCACTTATCAAGCTTTATCATGATGACGCCGAAAATCATCAAGTCGCTTTTGGCGATCCGCTTCATGGGCGCGAGGCTTTATTGGAGAGCTTCATCGCATTTTTCACCGCTTTTCCAGACAACTATACGCACCCGCTAAACATATTTGAGGATAGTGAGTGGGCTATAGTTGAGTGGAAAGGCGGCGGCACATTTTTAGGACAACTGGGCGATAATGCGCCAAATGGCAAGAGTTTTACACTACAAGGCTGCGGTTTCTTTCATGTTATCAACGAAAAAATCAAGTTCCAGCGTGGCTACATTGACAAGCACACATGGCTCTCGCAGCTTGGAATACCTGTTGTGTAA
- a CDS encoding PIN domain-containing protein — translation MSPLPLLRIVVDTNVLFEGLTKQGGASGLIIDAWLTGLMVVCVSNALAYEYDDVLS, via the coding sequence ATGTCCCCTTTGCCGTTGCTTCGGATTGTTGTTGACACCAATGTTCTGTTTGAAGGTCTCACCAAACAAGGCGGGGCTTCAGGGTTGATTATTGATGCTTGGTTGACTGGGCTGATGGTGGTTTGTGTCTCCAATGCGCTTGCCTATGAATATGATGATGTGTTGTCTTGA
- a CDS encoding DUF393 domain-containing protein, with the protein MAHPASETQPTWQIKLLFDGDCPLCLREVNFLRFQDKGQGRVAFVDISAPDYNPDDHAGIDYATAMGRIHGITADGQILQNVEVFRRIYALLGLGWLYAPTGWPLLRPLVDWLYGLWADRRLALTGRPSLATLLALRQTSREACATGQCRRD; encoded by the coding sequence ATGGCTCATCCAGCATCTGAGACGCAACCCACCTGGCAGATTAAGCTTCTTTTTGATGGAGACTGTCCCCTCTGCCTCCGAGAAGTTAACTTTCTGCGTTTCCAGGACAAGGGCCAGGGCCGGGTGGCCTTTGTGGATATTTCGGCCCCTGACTATAACCCCGACGACCATGCCGGCATCGACTACGCCACGGCCATGGGCCGCATCCATGGCATTACGGCCGATGGTCAAATTCTGCAAAATGTTGAGGTTTTTCGGCGAATTTACGCGCTTTTAGGTCTGGGTTGGCTCTATGCTCCCACGGGTTGGCCCCTGCTTCGTCCCTTAGTGGATTGGCTCTACGGTCTTTGGGCTGATAGAAGACTAGCATTGACCGGCCGCCCCTCTCTCGCAACCCTGCTGGCCCTGCGCCAGACCAGTCGTGAGGCCTGCGCCACGGGTCAGTGTCGGCGGGATTAA